GATGGTTGTATCGCAAATTTTTTTGATAATATTAATATATCTTTATATTTTTGCTTAGAAAAAAAAATTTCAATAACATTTTTATTGAAAATTATATCATTTGGCATTAATTGTTCAGCTATATCAATAATACAATCCATATTATTATTGATAATATATATTAAGGATACTTGTTGTTGAAAAATATAATGATTAACACTATAATTACATATTATGCCATGATACTTATCTAATATACTACGTATAAAATTTATAGTACGATTTTTATTGTTTGTTAAACATTGTATCATTAATGTAATACGATCAATCATACCATAATATATGAGATAATTTACATTATGATGAATATATTTACGATTGTATCGTTGATGATATTTTGTTATTATTTTATTAATTGTAACACGTTTCATATTATATGATAATGCTTTATTAACTACTAATTTTAACTTATTATTATCATATATATTCGCATTATTATTATCTTTAACTACTGAATGTAGTTCTCTTATAATTTTAGAAAATTTTTTATCTTTTTTTGCATCTTGATAAGCTTTACGGTAACGTGTATTAGACCATTTACTATGTCCAGACATATAAAAATATTCCTTGTTATATATTTCCTAAGCCTAATTCTAATAAAATTTTTTTATTTACTTTATGTGGAGCATTAGTTAATAGGCATGTTGCAGAAGTTGTTTTAGGAAAAGCAATGACATCTTTAATATTTGTTGTACGTACTAATAACATAACTAATCTATCCAAACCAAGTGCGATACCAATATGTGGTGGTGCACCAAATTGTAATGCTTTTAAAAAAAAACCAAAATTATTTTCTTGTATATCATTATTTAATTTTAATATGTCAAAAATTATTTTTTGTATTTTATAATTATTAATTCTTAAAGAACCACTACCAATTTCATAACCATTAATAACTAGATCATAAGAATCTGATAATATATTTTCTGGTTGTGATATTAACTTCGTAATATCATAATTTTTAGGTGCTGTAAAAGGATGATTAGTAGATATCAAGTGACCTTCTTGATTTTTAGTAAATAAAGGAAAATCAATAACCCATAATGGATACCAACTATCATTATTAATAATGTTAAAATCATTTCCTAATAATGTTCTTAACATTCCCATGGAACTAATATTACCATTATATTTATTAGTACCAATAAAGATAATATCTTTTTCACGTAAATTTAAAAAATGTATAATATATTTTTGATGAATTTTAATATATTCTAAACTGTTTATCCCATCTTTATCACTATTAAACATAATATTGTTCAAACCAGAATGACTAACTTGCAAAATATTTAAATCTTTCGTATTATATTGACTTATATATAAATTATATTTATGTAAGTTATGCAAAGATTTTGTTGTACAGTATTGTTGTTTAATTATAATAACAACAAAATTAGGTTGATATATTTTTATATTATGTTTAATAAAAATTTCAGATAAATTAATTAGTTTTAAATGATTTCTTAAATCAGGTTTGTCAGTCCCATAATCAGACATAGCTTTTTGAAAAGTAAGAACATGAAATTTATTTAATTTAATATTAATGATTTTTTTCCATAAATATATGATCATTAATTCTATAAAACTTCTAAAATTTTTAGATTCAACAAAAGACATTTCAATATCTATTTGTGTAAATTCAGGTTGTCTATCTGAACGTAGATCTTCATCACGAAAACATTTAGCAAATTGGTAATAACGATCTAATCCTGAAATCATTAATAATTGTTTAAATATTTGTGGTGACTGTGGTAACGCATAAAAACATTTTTTATGTATACGACTGGGTACTAAGTAATCTCTTGAACCTTCTGGAGTAAAATTAGTAAGAATAGGAGTTTCAATATTTAAAAAATTATTTTTTTCTAAAAATATTCTAATAATACTCATTATCTTTGATCTAGTTTTAATAATATGAATCATTTTTTCTTGTCTAAGATCTAAAAATCTATACTTTAATCTGTTTTCTTCTATATTAATATGATTATTATCTATAGGTAAATTTTTAGATTTATTTAAAATGATAAGTTTTGACACAATAATTTCAAGATGACCTGTAATAATTTTTGGATTAATATTTTTGCGTTTTACTACTTTACCAGTAATTTTTACACAAAAATTATTACGTAATGTTTTTGCAAGTTTATATGTTTCATTATATCTTGGTATAAATATTGCTTGTATTATACCTTGTATATCTTTAATATTAGCAAAAATTAATTTACCTAAATTTCTATAATTATAAACCCAACCATAAAGTGTTACAATATAATTGATATGCTTATCATTAACTCTACCACAATAAATTCTATGTTCCATTAATATATTCCTAGTAGTATAATTTAATGTTTTAATATATATGTTAAAGTAAAATTTTTATTACGTTAATAAAGTATGTTCATACATCAAATATAAAAAATATATTGCATTATTTCTTATATATTTAATTATGTTTATTTTATAAATAGAATATTTTATAGTATAAAATATATACTAACAACATATTATAGCATAAATACTAATAAAATTTTTATCATATTAATAAATATTCTTTTTTTAATATAAAGTATAATATATGTCATTACATATTTGATTTTTCATCCTAAATGAGATTTTAGAAATATACTACAATATTAGTAAATTAATTATGTAATTTTATTGGATAAAAAGTATTTGCATTTACATATTGTTAATAAATATTATTATAAATTGAATAATGATATTATAAATAATGATTTATATATTACATATTATAGGCATATTAATGAATATTAAAAAAATATTATCTGAACATATATATAATGCTATGATAAAAACAAATATACCACCATATTATAATGTTATTTTACGTCAATGTAAAAATTTTAAGTTTGGTCATTATCAAGTTAATGGTATTATTCCTGCTGCTATAAATATGAAACTTAAACCATATGATCTTGCCAAAAAAGTCAATAGTAATATTATTGCTACTCATATCATTAAAAAAATAAATATTTCTATTATAGGACATATAAATATTTTTATTAATAAAATATGGTTAGCAGAACAAATAGATAAAATTTTATCTTCTAAAATATTTGGTTTAACAAAACAAATCAAATCACAAAATATTGTAGTTGATTACTCTAGTCCTAATATAGCGAAAGATATGCATATTGGACATTTAAGATCCACTGTATTAGGAGATGCTGTAGTTAAAATTTTATCATTTATAGGACATAATGTTATACAACAAAATCATATTGGAGATTGGGGTACACAATTTGGTATGCTAATTGCTTTTTTAAAAGATCAACATTTAGAACAACTTTCTATCACGCATTTAAATGAATTTTATAAACAAGCACAAACAAAATATAAAAATGATGCTATTTTTGCACAACAATCTCGTAAATATGTTATGCAATTACATAAACAAAATTCATATTGTTTAAAAATATGGAAACATATTGTAAATCTTACAATGGAAAATAATTATCAAGTATATAAAAATCTTGATATTTCCTTAAATCATACTCATACTATGGGTGAAAGTCAATATAATCACATGCTCCCACATATTGTTTTAGATTTAAAAAATAAAGGTTTAGCTATGCATAGTCAAGGAGCTATTATTGTACCGATTTATAATGATAAAAATCAAAATATTGATAATATTATAATTCAAAAAAGTGATGGTGCATATTTATATGCTACTACTGATATCGCTTGTATAAACTATAGAGTAAAAACTCTGCATGCTGATCGTATTATATATTATGTTGATACACGTCAAAAACAATATTTGCAAAACATATTTTATATTGTAAAAAAAGCTAAATATATTAATAACAATGTAAGTTTAGAACATCATATGTTTGGCATGGTTTTAAATAAATTACATAAACCATTTAAAACAAGAGAAGGTAAAAATATTAAATTACTAGATTTAATTAATGAAGCTATTAAACGTTCAAAAAAAATTATTTTAAATAAACAACCAAATATAAAATATTGTAAGTTACAACATCTAGCGCATATTATAGGAATAGGTGCTATTAAATATGCTGACTTATCAAAAAATAGAACATCTAATTACATTTTTAATTGGGAAGAAGTTTTAAATTTTGAAGGTAATACATCATTATATATTCAATATGCATATGTTAGAGCTGTTTCTATATTAGAAAAATCACATATTAAACAACAAAAAATACAAAAAAGTAAAATAATATTGACACATTTAAATGAAATAAATTTAGCTATCCATTTATTAGAATTTGAAGAAATCATATTTAAAATTGCACAAAATGGTACTCCACATATATTATGTAATTGGTTATATAAAATGGCTGTATTATTTTCTGTTGTATATGAAACATGTAATATATTACATCAACAAAATGATACTATTAAAAGAAGTAAATTAAAAATTACTTTAATTGTTTCACAATTTATTAAACAAGGATTAAAACTATTAGGAATACAAACTATTAAAAATATGTAAATATATTTTATATATATAAAGATCATAAAATATGAATATAAAATTAAAAAAAGTTATTATTGCGATGTCTGGTGGGGTAGATTCTTCGGTTGCTGCTTGGTTATTAACTAAACAAAATTATCAAGTAGAAGGATTATTTATGAAAAATTGGGAATATAATGATCGTAATAGTTATTGTAATATAGCACAAGATTTACAAGATGCGACTAATATTTGTAAAAAATTATCTATTCCTTTACATAAAATGAATTTTGCATCTGAATATTGGGAATATGTATTTCAAAATTTTCTTATAGAATATCAAAAAGGTTATACACCTAATCCTGATATTTTATGTAATAAAATTATTAAATTTAAATATTTTATGTATTTTGCTTTACAACACTTAAAAGCAGATTTTATTAGTACTGGCCATTATGCAAGATGTAAAAAAATAAAAAACAAAATATATTTATTAACTAGCATTGATGATACTAAAGATCAAAGCTATTTTCTTTATACCCTTACACAAGAAAAATTAAAAAAAATTATATTTCCTATTGGAGGATTAAAAAAAATAGAAGTAAGATATATAGCAAAAAAATTAAATTTTATTAATGCAACTAAAAAAGATTCTACAGGAATTTGTTTTATTGGTGAAAAAAAGTTTGATATTTTTTTAAATAAGTTTCTTATATCACATCCAGGCAATATTTTTGATATTAACGGTAATTATTTAGGTAAACATAAAGGTTTAATACACTATACAATAGGACAAAGGAAAAATATAGGTATAGGAGGTTTAAAAACTTATAGTAATCAAGCATGGTATGTATATAAAAAAGATATAGTAAATAATATTTTAATAGTAGTACAAGGGAATAATAATATATATTTACTATCTATTGGCTTGATCATTATAGATATACATTGGATTAATAATATTACTATATTACCAAAAAAAATCTCACTTAAAACAAGATATAGACAAAAAAAAGTATATTGTAAAATATTTTTTTACACAAAAAATAAAATAAAAGTTTATTTTTCACAACCTATATCTAGTATTACACCAGGACAATCAGCAGTTTTTTACGCTAAAAATATTTGTTTAGGTGGTGGAATTATTATCAATAATATTCCGTTAATACGATAAAAAAGTACTATATTATTTTTATAAAATAAAAATAAAATTTTATTTATTATAATTATTATTATTGTATAATAATTCATCCAAATATTTTACTAACTTATTTAATAAGATATTATTATAATGATTAATATCCATAAAACAAAAATAGTTCAATTACATAATGTAAGTAAATCTTACAACAAAAAAAAAATAATATCTCATTTTAATTTAACTATTTATCATGGAGAATTTGTAACTTTATTAGGACCTTCAGGATGTGGTAAAACTACAATTTTAAGATTAATTGCTGGTTTAGATATGGTGGACGAAGGATTAATTTTCTTAAATAATACAGATATAACACACTTATCAGCTGCACAAAGACAAATTAATACTGTTTTCCAAAGTTATGCATTATTTCCACATATGTCTGTATTTGATAATGTAGCATTTGGTTTGAGAATGCAAAATAAACATAATAAAATTATTAATGATAGAGTTATTAAAATACTACATATGGTACAATTAAAACAATTTATATATAGTAAACCACATGAATTATCAGGAGGACAACAACAAAGAGTGGCTATAGCTAGAGCTATTGTTAATAAACCTCGTATATTATTATTAGACGAATCATTATCTGCATTAGATTATAGTTTACGTAAAAAAATGCAAAGTGAATTAAAAGCATTACAACGCATTTTAGGTATTACTTTTATTTTTGTGACACATAATCAAGAAGAAGCATTAACTATTTCAGATCGCATCATTTTATTAAATAAAGGTGTAATCGAACAAGATAGTACACCAAAAGAAATGTATGAAGAACCTAAAAATTTATTTGTTGCAAAATTTATAGGTAATATAAATATATTCCACGCTACAATTATTAAAATTTTATATAATCAACAAGTACAAGTAAATCTAGAAAATTTTATATGTAATGTTAAAGTTTTATTCCCTATTTCTATAGGTGATAAAATATATGTTCTTATACGTCCTGAAGATTTACGCATTAAAGTAATTAATAAAAAAAATAATTTGAATCAAAAAGGTCTAGTAGGTTATATTAAAGAAAAAAATTATAAAGGTATGACATTAGAATTTATTTTAGAACTAGACAATGGGAAAATTATTACTGTAAATGAATTTTTTAACGAAAATGATCCTTATTTTGATCATGCATTACATCAAAAAATGTTAATAACCTGGGTAGAAACATGGGAAGTGACATTACCTTATGAACAATAAAAATGTATTATATATTAAAAAATTTATATGTGTTATTATTATAGGTTGGATATTATTATTTATGATTTTACCTAATATTTTAATAATTATTATTAGTTTTATGCATAAAGATCATATTCACTTATTTAAAGTGCCTTATACTGTTAGCAATTATTTAAATCTTTTAAATTTTGTATATTTAAAAATTTTTTTACATTCTATGTATATATCATTATATACAACTATAATCTGTTTAATTATTGGTTATACTTTTGCATGGTATTTAGTACATATGTCTATTACAATACAATCTTTAATGTTAACTTTATTATTTATACCATTTTGGATAAATTCGTTAACACGTATATATTCTTTAAAAATTTTTTTTAGCGTAAATGGTTGGTTTAATAAAATTTTAATTTATTTACATTTTATAAAATATCCTATACATATTATTTATACTCCCATAGCAATAATTTTAGGTTCTATATATATATTATTACCTTTTATGATTATGCCTATATATACTTGTTTAAAAAAATTAGATAAATCTTGTATAGAAGCCGCAAAAGATCTTGGAGCATCACCGTATAAAATATTCTTACATGTTATTATACCATTAACTAGCCCAGGAATTATTGCTGGATGTTTACTAGTATTATTACCTTCAATTGGAATGTTTTCAATAGCAGATTTAATGGGTGGTTCAAAAAATTTATTAATAGGTAATATTATTAAAAATGAATTTTTAAATATTAGAAATTGGCCATTTGGTGCTGCGCTTAGTAATATTATGACTATAATTACTGTCATGTTTTTACTATTATATTGGAAATTAAAATATATATGTAATAATTATACATATAAAGGCATAACTAATAATGTATAAAAAAATTTTTAAATATATTTTTAAAAATCTTTTTTTATTTTTAGTTTATGTATGGTTATATATTCCTGTAATTATTTTAGTAATAAATTCATTTAATAAATCTATTTTTGGTATAGGATGGCAAGGTTTTACCATTAAATGGTATATTATCTTTTTACATAATTATTTATTATTACAAGTAACATATCATACAATAATATTAGGCATATGTTCCGCAACTATAACCATAATATTAGGATTATTAATAACATTATCTTTACAATATTTACATACTTATGTAAAATTATTTATTAATATATCCATGGTAACTATGATATTATCTCCAGATATTGTGTTAGCTATATCATTATTATTATTATTTATGCTTATTCATTTTCCACTAGGTTTTTGGTCATTATTATGTGCTCATGTAACGTTTTGTTTGCCATATGTAGTTATTACTATGTGTGCCAGAATAAATAGTTTTGATGTATTAATCTTAGAAGCAGCAAGAGATCTAGGTGCGAATGATTTTATTATTTTAGTAAAAATAATATTACCCTTAATTACACCTACTCTTATTTCTAGTTGGTTATTAAGTTTTTTGTTATCTATAGATGATATTACAATATCTTCTTTTGTTAGTAATCCAGAATATGAAACTTTACCATTAAGAATTTATTCAATGGCTAAACTAGGTACTACACCTGAAATTAATGTATTAGCAACTATATTAATTATGATCTCTATCATATTATTAATTATAAGTAAATTATGTTTAAAAAAATATTATAATTTTTAAAATAAATATTTATCTATAACATAATTATTTTTGACAATATATACAAAAAAAACTACTTCTATTTCTTTGTAAAATTTTTTGAATTATATTTTTTTGACATTTACAACATAATTGTTTAGCTTTATTATAAATACATAAATACTG
This region of Enterobacteriaceae endosymbiont of Macroplea appendiculata genomic DNA includes:
- a CDS encoding ABC transporter permease subunit gives rise to the protein MYKKIFKYIFKNLFLFLVYVWLYIPVIILVINSFNKSIFGIGWQGFTIKWYIIFLHNYLLLQVTYHTIILGICSATITIILGLLITLSLQYLHTYVKLFINISMVTMILSPDIVLAISLLLLFMLIHFPLGFWSLLCAHVTFCLPYVVITMCARINSFDVLILEAARDLGANDFIILVKIILPLITPTLISSWLLSFLLSIDDITISSFVSNPEYETLPLRIYSMAKLGTTPEINVLATILIMISIILLIISKLCLKKYYNF
- the aspS gene encoding aspartate--tRNA ligase; translation: MEHRIYCGRVNDKHINYIVTLYGWVYNYRNLGKLIFANIKDIQGIIQAIFIPRYNETYKLAKTLRNNFCVKITGKVVKRKNINPKIITGHLEIIVSKLIILNKSKNLPIDNNHINIEENRLKYRFLDLRQEKMIHIIKTRSKIMSIIRIFLEKNNFLNIETPILTNFTPEGSRDYLVPSRIHKKCFYALPQSPQIFKQLLMISGLDRYYQFAKCFRDEDLRSDRQPEFTQIDIEMSFVESKNFRSFIELMIIYLWKKIINIKLNKFHVLTFQKAMSDYGTDKPDLRNHLKLINLSEIFIKHNIKIYQPNFVVIIIKQQYCTTKSLHNLHKYNLYISQYNTKDLNILQVSHSGLNNIMFNSDKDGINSLEYIKIHQKYIIHFLNLREKDIIFIGTNKYNGNISSMGMLRTLLGNDFNIINNDSWYPLWVIDFPLFTKNQEGHLISTNHPFTAPKNYDITKLISQPENILSDSYDLVINGYEIGSGSLRINNYKIQKIIFDILKLNNDIQENNFGFFLKALQFGAPPHIGIALGLDRLVMLLVRTTNIKDVIAFPKTTSATCLLTNAPHKVNKKILLELGLGNI
- the potA gene encoding spermidine/putrescine ABC transporter ATP-binding protein PotA, whose protein sequence is MINIHKTKIVQLHNVSKSYNKKKIISHFNLTIYHGEFVTLLGPSGCGKTTILRLIAGLDMVDEGLIFLNNTDITHLSAAQRQINTVFQSYALFPHMSVFDNVAFGLRMQNKHNKIINDRVIKILHMVQLKQFIYSKPHELSGGQQQRVAIARAIVNKPRILLLDESLSALDYSLRKKMQSELKALQRILGITFIFVTHNQEEALTISDRIILLNKGVIEQDSTPKEMYEEPKNLFVAKFIGNINIFHATIIKILYNQQVQVNLENFICNVKVLFPISIGDKIYVLIRPEDLRIKVINKKNNLNQKGLVGYIKEKNYKGMTLEFILELDNGKIITVNEFFNENDPYFDHALHQKMLITWVETWEVTLPYEQ
- the argS gene encoding arginine--tRNA ligase, which gives rise to MNIKKILSEHIYNAMIKTNIPPYYNVILRQCKNFKFGHYQVNGIIPAAINMKLKPYDLAKKVNSNIIATHIIKKINISIIGHINIFINKIWLAEQIDKILSSKIFGLTKQIKSQNIVVDYSSPNIAKDMHIGHLRSTVLGDAVVKILSFIGHNVIQQNHIGDWGTQFGMLIAFLKDQHLEQLSITHLNEFYKQAQTKYKNDAIFAQQSRKYVMQLHKQNSYCLKIWKHIVNLTMENNYQVYKNLDISLNHTHTMGESQYNHMLPHIVLDLKNKGLAMHSQGAIIVPIYNDKNQNIDNIIIQKSDGAYLYATTDIACINYRVKTLHADRIIYYVDTRQKQYLQNIFYIVKKAKYINNNVSLEHHMFGMVLNKLHKPFKTREGKNIKLLDLINEAIKRSKKIILNKQPNIKYCKLQHLAHIIGIGAIKYADLSKNRTSNYIFNWEEVLNFEGNTSLYIQYAYVRAVSILEKSHIKQQKIQKSKIILTHLNEINLAIHLLEFEEIIFKIAQNGTPHILCNWLYKMAVLFSVVYETCNILHQQNDTIKRSKLKITLIVSQFIKQGLKLLGIQTIKNM
- the mnmA gene encoding tRNA 2-thiouridine(34) synthase MnmA, with translation MNIKLKKVIIAMSGGVDSSVAAWLLTKQNYQVEGLFMKNWEYNDRNSYCNIAQDLQDATNICKKLSIPLHKMNFASEYWEYVFQNFLIEYQKGYTPNPDILCNKIIKFKYFMYFALQHLKADFISTGHYARCKKIKNKIYLLTSIDDTKDQSYFLYTLTQEKLKKIIFPIGGLKKIEVRYIAKKLNFINATKKDSTGICFIGEKKFDIFLNKFLISHPGNIFDINGNYLGKHKGLIHYTIGQRKNIGIGGLKTYSNQAWYVYKKDIVNNILIVVQGNNNIYLLSIGLIIIDIHWINNITILPKKISLKTRYRQKKVYCKIFFYTKNKIKVYFSQPISSITPGQSAVFYAKNICLGGGIIINNIPLIR
- a CDS encoding ABC transporter permease subunit — encoded protein: MNNKNVLYIKKFICVIIIGWILLFMILPNILIIIISFMHKDHIHLFKVPYTVSNYLNLLNFVYLKIFLHSMYISLYTTIICLIIGYTFAWYLVHMSITIQSLMLTLLFIPFWINSLTRIYSLKIFFSVNGWFNKILIYLHFIKYPIHIIYTPIAIILGSIYILLPFMIMPIYTCLKKLDKSCIEAAKDLGASPYKIFLHVIIPLTSPGIIAGCLLVLLPSIGMFSIADLMGGSKNLLIGNIIKNEFLNIRNWPFGAALSNIMTIITVMFLLLYWKLKYICNNYTYKGITNNV
- a CDS encoding YebC/PmpR family DNA-binding transcriptional regulator, encoding MSGHSKWSNTRYRKAYQDAKKDKKFSKIIRELHSVVKDNNNANIYDNNKLKLVVNKALSYNMKRVTINKIITKYHQRYNRKYIHHNVNYLIYYGMIDRITLMIQCLTNNKNRTINFIRSILDKYHGIICNYSVNHYIFQQQVSLIYIINNNMDCIIDIAEQLMPNDIIFNKNVIEIFFSKQKYKDILILSKKFAIQPSEIKFVTIPYIKYHINDNIKQKLISIIYNLKSNVDIKKIYHNAIYI